Proteins encoded within one genomic window of Gallus gallus isolate bGalGal1 chromosome 1, bGalGal1.mat.broiler.GRCg7b, whole genome shotgun sequence:
- the LOC124417273 gene encoding inositol 1,4,5-trisphosphate receptor-interacting protein-like 1 isoform X1 produces the protein MMLGKHNLPFMSPCWPGPIPWMSCTCRVMCTEMICSVTFPGTEVREETGERRVEECSDAAVLVTAADASQRGGGALSGGCQSRGSAAALWPRPSIAQRTLAAGDSDQQSSSSEEEEEEEEDEEEEEEEDSDLDETRDVGRVWADSTQWPAPHAAGKCQLVEELVDDLLRACRGKTCHSFVPRLQPAIGVACVCEGWSAQEDNVIYRLLVPMRAPPGHAFRVELGNPKGASKRKSCLRVELECMCARERLLGDMLCFLHHTRRELRENQEASLLNTLCRASYLDVQKTTRWFQQRVKAAWKCLPQSRDWGLELVPSDHSCKIKLTPPSKSTFTIEMTLGVQLDESGTFLSFD, from the exons atgatgttgggcaagcacaacctgcctttcatgagccCGTGCTGGCCGGGCCCGATCCCCTGGATGTCATGCACGTGCCGTGTGATGTGTACGGAGATGATTTGCTCcgtaactttccctggtaccgaggtcagggaagagacaggagagaggagagtggaggaGTGCAGTGATGCGGCTGtgcttgtgacagcagcagacgcGTCAcagcgggggggcggggcgttGTCAGGAGGCTGTCAGAGTAGAGGCAGCGCTGCGGCACTTTGGCCTAGGCCTTCG ATAGCGCAACGTACGCTGGCCGCTGGCGACAGCGACCAGCAAAGttccagcagcgaggaggaggaggaggaggaggaggacgaggaagaggaagaggaagaggacagtgACTTGGACGAGACACGCGACGTAGGCAGAGTTTGGGCCGACAGCACCCAGTGGCCAGCGCCACACGCGGCCGGCAAGTgccagctggtggaggagctggtggacgACCTTCTTCGTGCCTGCCGAGGAAAAACGTGCCACAGCTTCGTGCCCCGGCTGCAGCCGGCCATCGGGGTGGCCTGCGTCTGTGAAGGATGGAGTGCCCAGGAAGACAACGTCATCTACCGCCTGCTCGTGCCCATGAGAGCTCCCCCTGGGCACGCCTTCCGTGTGGAGCTGGGCAACCCAAAGGGGGCATCAAAAAGGAAGTCCTGTCTGCGTGTGGAGCTGGAGTGCATGTGTGCGAGGGAGCGGCTGCTGGGggacatgctctgctttctccaccacACTCGGAGGGAGCTGAGAGAAAACCAGGAAGCCAGCCTCCTCAACACCTTGTGCAGGGCCTCCTACCTGGACGTGCAGAAAACCACGCGCTGGTTCCAGCAGCGGgtgaaagcagcctggaaatGTCTGCCTCAGTCGCGTGACTGgggcctggagctggtgccCTCCGACCACTCCTGCAAGATCAAGCTGACCCCCCCCTCCAAGAGCACCTTCACCATCGAGATGACTCTTGGGGTGCAGCTTGATGAATCGGGCACGTTCCTGAGCTTTGACTAG